In a single window of the Nocardiopsis composta genome:
- a CDS encoding SAM-dependent methyltransferase, whose protein sequence is MNDSPDTGGAQRPVIDSSVPHSARVWNHWLGGQDNYAVDREVGDRLKEIVPEAVVSARADREFLARSVRRLVEREGVRQFLDVGTGLPTADNTHEIAQAADPSCRIVYVDNDPLVLVHARALLVGTEEGATDYVHADVHDPEAIIEAALRTLDPDRPTAVVLSSVLNYVIGDEDAARIVAVLMDAFPSGSHLVIGHPTSDVVPERMAELLRVWNEANPHPMRTRSRADIERLYAGLELLDPGVVHAPEWRPEPGTFSPDIPIPHLVAVGRKP, encoded by the coding sequence ATGAACGACTCCCCCGACACCGGCGGCGCGCAGCGGCCGGTGATCGACAGCAGCGTGCCGCACTCCGCCCGGGTCTGGAACCACTGGCTGGGCGGCCAGGACAACTATGCGGTGGACCGGGAGGTCGGAGACCGCCTGAAGGAGATCGTGCCCGAGGCGGTGGTCAGCGCCCGCGCCGACCGCGAGTTCCTCGCGCGGTCCGTGCGCCGCCTGGTGGAGCGGGAAGGGGTCCGGCAGTTCCTGGACGTGGGCACCGGCCTGCCCACCGCGGACAACACGCACGAGATCGCGCAGGCCGCGGACCCCTCGTGCCGGATCGTCTACGTGGACAACGACCCGCTGGTGCTGGTGCACGCCCGCGCGCTGCTGGTCGGCACCGAGGAGGGCGCCACCGACTACGTGCACGCCGACGTGCACGACCCGGAGGCGATCATCGAGGCGGCGCTGCGCACCCTCGACCCGGACCGGCCGACCGCGGTGGTGCTGTCCAGCGTGCTCAACTACGTGATCGGCGACGAGGACGCGGCGCGCATCGTCGCCGTGCTGATGGACGCCTTCCCCTCCGGCAGCCACCTCGTCATCGGCCACCCCACCTCCGACGTCGTCCCGGAGCGGATGGCCGAGCTGCTCCGGGTGTGGAACGAGGCCAACCCGCATCCGATGCGCACCCGCTCGCGGGCCGACATCGAACGCCTCTACGCCGGCCTGGAGCTGCTCGACCCGGGCGTGGTCCACGCCCCCGAGTGGCGGCCGGAGCCCGGCACCTTCTCCCCCGACATCCCCATCCCGCACCTGGTCGCCGTCGGCCGCAAGCCCTGA
- a CDS encoding ATP-binding protein, which produces MFQRAAGALPRQLTGFVGRRAELARITALLSEARLVSVLGPGGVGKTRIALQVAQAVAPRFADGARFVELSGLRDPELIAHTVASALGLPEQDSRSQLDHLLDHVRDRSLLIVLDTCEHISDACAMLAEVLLRESPGTSVLATSRHALNVLGEHSYVVPPLPVPDPEEPGSEAVEGAVQLFERRAAAVVPGFAVTDANRPHAVRLCRRLDGIPLAIELATVRLRALPLEQLVDRLEDRFQLFSTSSRAALPRHQTLRTGIDWSHDLCTPQERLLWQRLSVFSGTFDASAAEEVCAGGDLEEWEVLEALIGLVDKSVVLRVDPYGGRYRQLDTLREYGAEKLAEAGAQREFQGRHIDRCQALADGFDRNIADDGQLPRLRVLAEEHGNLRAAMEYALDTPGEEVRAARLATALWAYWQTQGRLKEGRYWLGRALERLPGDAPERARCLVVRSYLATFQGMPETALEELAQARPAVEGSGDALLRARYHVHRHQALSFSGRHEEAHREWPVAAAAAAEAGDLAGEAALDAQHGYLLFLGGELDEAVRRCEVGLSRFGPGSREHWLRSYLFLVTSAALYLKGDHEGCLRAGRRAVRMKYELNDTVGIAYALEVLAWLAVGQRRHRRACWLAGAADPLWRRCGERLGGTAIAEAFHQEAVATVVAAIGAERFDELFAEGAAHPLERVVQAAADDADLLDPDAAPERPASAGLTAREREVAVLITGGLSNREIAERLVISKRTVDTHVEHILAKLGVPSRTMVAQRLVEQGGDQGGPGPAAPRG; this is translated from the coding sequence ATGTTCCAGCGAGCGGCGGGGGCACTGCCCCGGCAGTTGACCGGTTTCGTCGGGCGCCGGGCGGAGTTGGCCCGGATCACCGCGCTGCTGTCGGAGGCCCGGCTGGTCAGCGTGCTGGGCCCCGGCGGGGTCGGCAAGACGCGGATCGCCCTGCAGGTCGCCCAGGCGGTGGCGCCCCGCTTCGCCGACGGCGCGCGGTTCGTGGAGCTGTCCGGGCTGCGCGACCCCGAGCTGATCGCGCACACCGTCGCCTCCGCGCTGGGCCTGCCCGAGCAGGACTCCCGCTCCCAGCTGGACCACCTGCTCGACCACGTGCGCGACCGGTCGCTGCTCATCGTCCTGGACACCTGCGAGCACATCAGCGACGCCTGCGCCATGCTCGCCGAGGTGCTGCTCCGCGAGTCCCCGGGCACCTCCGTGCTGGCGACCTCCCGGCACGCGCTCAACGTCCTCGGCGAGCACAGCTACGTGGTGCCGCCGCTGCCCGTCCCCGACCCGGAGGAGCCCGGGTCGGAGGCGGTCGAGGGGGCGGTGCAGCTCTTCGAGCGGCGCGCCGCCGCCGTGGTGCCCGGCTTCGCCGTCACCGACGCCAACCGCCCGCACGCGGTACGGCTCTGCCGCCGCCTCGACGGCATCCCGCTCGCCATCGAACTGGCCACGGTCCGGCTCCGCGCGCTCCCCCTGGAGCAGCTGGTCGACCGGCTGGAGGACCGCTTCCAGCTGTTCAGCACCTCCTCCCGGGCCGCGCTGCCGCGCCACCAGACGCTGCGCACCGGCATCGACTGGAGCCACGACCTGTGCACGCCCCAGGAGCGCCTGCTCTGGCAGCGCCTCTCGGTGTTCTCCGGGACCTTCGACGCCTCCGCCGCCGAAGAGGTCTGCGCCGGCGGCGACCTGGAGGAATGGGAGGTGCTGGAGGCGCTCATCGGCCTGGTCGACAAGTCGGTGGTGCTCCGCGTCGACCCGTACGGCGGCCGCTACCGCCAGCTGGACACGCTCCGCGAGTACGGTGCGGAGAAGCTCGCCGAGGCCGGCGCCCAGCGCGAGTTCCAGGGCCGGCACATCGACCGCTGCCAGGCCCTGGCCGACGGGTTCGACCGCAACATCGCCGACGACGGCCAGCTGCCCCGGCTCCGCGTCCTCGCCGAGGAGCACGGCAACCTGCGCGCCGCCATGGAGTACGCCCTGGACACGCCGGGGGAGGAGGTGCGGGCGGCGCGGCTGGCCACCGCGCTGTGGGCCTACTGGCAGACCCAGGGTCGGCTCAAGGAGGGCCGGTACTGGCTGGGCAGGGCGCTGGAGCGGCTGCCCGGGGACGCCCCCGAACGCGCCCGCTGCCTGGTGGTCCGCTCCTACCTGGCCACCTTCCAGGGCATGCCGGAGACCGCCCTGGAGGAGCTGGCGCAGGCCCGCCCGGCCGTCGAGGGCTCCGGCGACGCGCTGCTCCGCGCCCGCTACCACGTCCACCGGCACCAGGCGCTCAGCTTCTCCGGGCGGCACGAGGAGGCGCACCGGGAGTGGCCGGTCGCGGCCGCGGCCGCCGCCGAGGCCGGCGACCTGGCCGGCGAGGCCGCCCTCGACGCCCAGCACGGCTACCTGCTCTTCCTCGGCGGGGAACTGGACGAGGCGGTGCGCCGCTGCGAGGTCGGGCTGTCCCGGTTCGGCCCCGGCTCCCGCGAGCACTGGCTGCGCAGCTACCTGTTCCTGGTGACCAGCGCCGCGCTCTACCTCAAGGGCGACCACGAGGGCTGCCTGCGGGCCGGCCGCCGCGCGGTGCGGATGAAGTACGAGCTGAACGACACGGTCGGCATCGCCTACGCCCTGGAGGTGCTGGCCTGGCTGGCGGTCGGGCAGCGCCGGCACCGGCGGGCCTGCTGGCTGGCCGGAGCCGCCGACCCGCTGTGGCGGCGCTGCGGCGAGCGGCTCGGCGGCACCGCCATCGCCGAGGCCTTCCACCAGGAGGCGGTGGCCACGGTGGTCGCCGCGATCGGCGCCGAGCGCTTCGACGAGCTGTTCGCCGAGGGCGCCGCGCACCCGCTGGAGCGCGTCGTGCAGGCCGCCGCCGACGACGCCGACCTCCTCGACCCGGACGCGGCCCCGGAGCGCCCCGCCTCCGCCGGGCTCACCGCCCGCGAGCGCGAGGTGGCGGTGCTCATCACCGGCGGGCTGTCCAACCGGGAGATCGCCGAGCGGCTGGTCATCTCCAAGCGCACCGTGGACACCCACGTGGAGCACATCCTGGCCAAGCTCGGGGTGCCCTCCCGCACCATGGTCGCCCAGCGCCTGGTGGAGCAGGGCGGCGACCAGGGCGGCCCGGGGCCGGCGGCGCCCCGGGGGTGA
- a CDS encoding DUF6882 domain-containing protein, with amino-acid sequence MRRVQNTLSLANILDDAAFLSLEHQLHLEDVLGQHNWSVNLQEQRFEFDGERPLQCTRFHLLGSAAPGPGSWLWAWANPSIPEPVTALSASLRDFGAQHGIAELARPEIPFDALPQAQGAPNAVAGVFLEAAKAVSGSWTSYTGDIGGGTRAAFLIEHPDFRLPPPEPARVMRVLQQGLGTLRLSEHRRALWSYTQRRGISAAVAPEDGSFRFSFPGFGATVTFDEHNRISNIQASMGGEQG; translated from the coding sequence CTGCGCCGCGTGCAGAACACACTCAGTCTGGCGAACATCCTCGACGATGCGGCCTTCCTCTCCCTGGAGCACCAGCTGCACCTGGAGGACGTGCTCGGCCAGCACAACTGGTCGGTCAACCTGCAGGAGCAGCGGTTCGAGTTCGACGGTGAGCGGCCGCTCCAATGCACCCGGTTCCACCTGCTGGGCAGCGCCGCGCCCGGGCCCGGGTCGTGGCTGTGGGCGTGGGCGAACCCGTCGATCCCCGAGCCGGTCACCGCGCTCTCCGCGTCGCTGCGCGACTTCGGCGCCCAGCACGGCATCGCCGAGCTGGCCCGGCCGGAGATCCCGTTCGACGCGCTGCCGCAGGCGCAGGGCGCCCCGAACGCCGTCGCCGGGGTCTTCCTGGAGGCCGCCAAGGCGGTCTCCGGGAGCTGGACCTCCTACACCGGGGACATCGGCGGGGGCACCCGGGCCGCGTTCCTCATCGAGCACCCCGACTTCCGGCTGCCGCCGCCCGAGCCGGCCCGGGTCATGCGGGTGCTCCAGCAGGGGCTGGGCACGCTCCGGCTCTCCGAGCACCGGCGCGCCCTGTGGAGCTACACGCAGCGCCGCGGGATCAGCGCCGCAGTCGCCCCCGAGGACGGCAGCTTCCGGTTCTCCTTCCCGGGCTTCGGCGCCACGGTCACCTTCGACGAGCACAACCGGATCTCCAACATCCAGGCGTCGATGGGCGGCGAGCAGGGCTGA
- a CDS encoding DUF6745 domain-containing protein, producing MTGRNGPAGPTPDLLSLRSAVRIRREWLRHALCTDPADRAATEQALSELYALIGADPPRFVWVDSPCAALGSGSPLPDPRAARWPRALPLPPGGAGRPVAARLADLESALHCHMADRIRRRTDISPARATMREVAAARSRSPEEGLRLGVPLPQMLAVAVEEPLYGAVQDALRAPLLSAFSAAAAGLRHGLTWFGQHDAHRIGTYEAWLRLELIGLPRELGRTYDLLSVLARSCGWWWPGDEVCVVAERPAAVHTEPLPADPHGGVRLHRDDGPAVVYRDGWGVHAVHGTVVPAWVVHAPDAARIDAEPNVEVRRTAIERIGWGAYIDEAGFRLVSSAPDPGNPGFELRLYDRSGQDPERPTRVLLAVNGSVERDGRRRRYGLDVPARFDDPIAAAGWSYGLPAEVYARLARRT from the coding sequence GTGACCGGGCGGAACGGGCCCGCCGGCCCGACCCCGGATCTTCTGTCCCTCCGCTCCGCCGTCCGCATCCGCCGGGAATGGCTGCGGCACGCGCTGTGCACCGATCCCGCCGACCGGGCCGCCACCGAGCAGGCCCTCTCCGAGCTCTACGCGCTCATCGGCGCCGATCCGCCCCGCTTCGTCTGGGTGGACTCCCCCTGTGCGGCCCTCGGCTCCGGCTCTCCGCTGCCCGATCCGCGGGCGGCGCGCTGGCCGCGGGCGCTTCCCCTCCCGCCCGGGGGCGCCGGCCGGCCGGTCGCCGCTCGGCTGGCCGACCTGGAATCCGCGCTGCACTGCCACATGGCCGACCGGATCAGGCGGCGCACCGACATCTCGCCGGCCCGGGCGACGATGCGGGAGGTCGCGGCCGCGCGGTCCCGCTCTCCGGAGGAAGGGCTGCGCCTCGGCGTCCCGCTGCCGCAGATGCTGGCGGTCGCCGTGGAGGAACCGCTGTACGGCGCGGTCCAGGACGCGCTCCGGGCGCCGCTGCTCAGCGCGTTCTCGGCCGCGGCGGCCGGGCTGCGGCACGGCCTGACCTGGTTCGGCCAGCACGACGCGCACCGCATCGGCACCTATGAGGCCTGGCTCCGGCTGGAGCTGATCGGCCTCCCCCGGGAGCTGGGGCGCACCTACGACCTGCTGTCCGTGCTCGCCCGCTCCTGCGGCTGGTGGTGGCCGGGCGACGAGGTGTGCGTCGTCGCCGAGCGCCCGGCGGCCGTGCACACCGAGCCGCTGCCCGCCGACCCGCACGGCGGTGTGCGGCTGCACCGCGACGACGGTCCGGCCGTGGTCTACCGGGACGGCTGGGGCGTGCACGCCGTGCACGGCACCGTCGTGCCGGCATGGGTGGTGCACGCCCCGGACGCGGCGCGGATCGACGCGGAGCCCAACGTGGAGGTGCGCCGCACCGCCATCGAGCGGATCGGCTGGGGCGCCTACATCGACGAGGCCGGGTTCCGCCTGGTCTCCTCCGCTCCCGACCCCGGCAACCCCGGCTTCGAACTGCGGCTGTACGACCGGTCCGGCCAGGACCCGGAGCGGCCGACGCGGGTGCTGCTCGCGGTGAACGGCTCGGTGGAGCGGGACGGCCGGCGCCGCCGGTACGGCCTGGACGTCCCCGCCCGCTTCGACGACCCGATCGCCGCGGCCGGCTGGTCCTACGGCCTGCCCGCAGAGGTCTACGCCCGGCTGGCCCGCCGCACCTGA
- a CDS encoding alpha/beta fold hydrolase, with product MRPEPLAAAPELPTSTLDLSSGTVEYRLRRGGPDAVVVLHGGHLRAGIALGEEELARGGRTVLVPSRPGYGRTAPAAGRTPEAFADTAAELCRRLGVRRVAAAVGVSAGGPTAVALAARHPDLVRRLVLVSAVGPLPWPEPAVRRMGRLAFAPRVEAATWASVRGMLRANPVAGLRSMMEGLSTEPAADVVDRLPRAHRAALTGLFCRMRSGHGFLIDLRALEKGGGNAALVAQPSLVVASRRDGAVPFAHAEALAAALGDARLLESSADGHLLWFSPDRPRIAAEIDAFIGAG from the coding sequence GTGCGACCCGAGCCGCTGGCAGCCGCCCCCGAACTCCCCACCTCCACCCTCGACCTGAGCTCCGGGACCGTCGAGTACCGGCTGCGCCGGGGCGGCCCGGACGCGGTCGTCGTCCTCCACGGCGGTCATCTGCGCGCCGGGATCGCCCTCGGCGAGGAGGAGCTGGCCCGCGGCGGGCGGACGGTGCTCGTCCCCTCGCGCCCGGGCTACGGGCGCACCGCCCCGGCCGCCGGGCGCACCCCGGAGGCCTTCGCCGACACCGCCGCCGAGCTGTGCCGGCGGCTCGGCGTCCGCCGGGTGGCCGCCGCCGTCGGGGTGTCGGCGGGCGGGCCGACCGCGGTCGCCCTGGCCGCCCGCCACCCCGACCTGGTCCGCAGGCTGGTGCTGGTGTCGGCGGTGGGGCCGCTGCCCTGGCCCGAGCCGGCGGTCCGCCGGATGGGCCGGCTCGCGTTCGCCCCGAGGGTGGAGGCCGCCACCTGGGCGAGCGTCCGCGGGATGCTGCGTGCCAACCCGGTCGCCGGGCTGCGCTCCATGATGGAGGGCCTGTCCACCGAGCCCGCCGCCGACGTCGTCGACCGGCTCCCCCGGGCGCACCGGGCCGCGCTGACCGGGCTGTTCTGCCGGATGCGGTCCGGGCACGGCTTCCTCATCGACCTGCGTGCGCTGGAGAAGGGCGGCGGGAACGCGGCCCTGGTCGCCCAGCCGTCGCTGGTGGTGGCCTCCCGCAGGGACGGCGCGGTTCCGTTCGCGCACGCCGAGGCGCTCGCCGCGGCCCTGGGCGACGCCCGCCTGCTGGAGAGCTCCGCCGACGGCCACCTGCTCTGGTTCTCCCCGGACCGGCCGCGGATCGCCGCGGAGATCGACGCCTTCATCGGCGCCGGCTGA
- a CDS encoding YeiH family protein produces MLGRLAPRPLVPLLPGLGTAAAGVAAAMAVHALLPAAGALIVALLLGAVLANTGLLPQAARPGLKAATRTPMRAGIVLLGLSLSLPDVLALGWPVLLVVAGTLAATFAATAALGRALGIGPRRRLLIAAGVSVCGASAVAAVNDTVGGDDDDVAAAVALVTVYGTVAVPLLPALAGLLGLGPDLTGMWIGASVHEVGQVVAAAGAVGSAALAAAVIVKLTRVVLLAPLIVALGLWTRTRGEAPAPGRRPPLVPLFVVGFLAAAALGGSGLLPAPLLEAGAFLQTVLLSAGLFAMGTGVHLPTLARTGGRALLLGAAASAFISAATLAGLAAAA; encoded by the coding sequence GTGCTCGGGAGGCTCGCGCCGCGGCCGCTGGTGCCGCTGCTGCCCGGGCTCGGGACGGCCGCCGCGGGGGTCGCGGCGGCCATGGCGGTGCACGCGCTGCTGCCCGCCGCCGGCGCCCTCATCGTCGCGCTGCTGCTCGGAGCGGTGCTGGCCAACACCGGACTGCTGCCGCAGGCCGCCCGGCCCGGGCTGAAGGCGGCGACCCGCACGCCGATGCGGGCCGGCATCGTGCTGCTCGGCCTGAGCCTGTCCCTGCCCGACGTGCTGGCCCTGGGCTGGCCGGTGCTGCTGGTCGTCGCGGGCACGCTGGCGGCGACGTTCGCCGCGACCGCGGCCCTGGGCCGGGCGCTGGGCATCGGCCCGCGCCGCCGGCTGCTCATCGCCGCCGGGGTGTCGGTCTGCGGGGCCTCGGCGGTGGCGGCGGTCAACGACACGGTGGGCGGCGACGATGACGACGTCGCCGCCGCGGTCGCCCTGGTCACCGTGTACGGCACGGTCGCCGTGCCGCTGCTGCCCGCGCTGGCCGGCCTGCTCGGCCTCGGCCCGGACCTGACCGGGATGTGGATCGGCGCCAGCGTGCACGAGGTCGGCCAGGTCGTCGCCGCGGCCGGCGCGGTCGGCTCCGCCGCCCTGGCCGCCGCCGTCATCGTCAAACTCACCCGGGTGGTGCTGCTCGCCCCGCTCATCGTCGCCCTCGGCCTGTGGACCCGCACCCGCGGCGAGGCCCCGGCCCCCGGCCGCCGCCCGCCCCTGGTCCCGCTGTTCGTCGTCGGCTTCCTCGCCGCCGCGGCCCTCGGCGGCAGCGGCCTGCTCCCCGCCCCGCTCCTGGAGGCCGGCGCCTTCCTGCAGACCGTGCTGCTCTCCGCCGGCCTGTTCGCCATGGGCACCGGCGTCCACCTGCCCACCCTGGCCCGGACCGGCGGCCGTGCCCTCCTCCTCGGCGCCGCGGCCAGCGCCTTCATCTCCGCAGCCACCCTGGCCGGCCTGGCCGCGGCGGCCTGA
- a CDS encoding zinc-binding alcohol dehydrogenase family protein produces the protein MDTVPREMRAWVVEEPGPAASGPLRAVRLPVPEPGERGLLVRVEACAVCRTDLHLAEGDLPPRRPRTVPGHEAVGRVVARGPGAREIGAGERVGIAWLRGTCGTCRYCARGSENLCPSSAYTGWDADGGFAEYAEIDERYAHRLPDDAEPADLAPLLCAGIIGYRALLRADLPRGGRLGVYGFGASAHLAVQVALARGAVVHVVTRSARARRLALDLGCASASPLGKGPPEPLDAAILFAPAGGLVPAVLEALDRGGVLAIAGIHLTGIPALDYRRHLFQERTVRSVTANTRADAREFLDFAARHPPAVRTVRYPLDSAGAALADLAAGRVEGAAVLLP, from the coding sequence ATGGACACCGTTCCCCGGGAGATGCGGGCCTGGGTGGTGGAGGAACCGGGGCCGGCCGCGAGCGGGCCGCTGCGGGCGGTGCGGCTGCCGGTGCCCGAACCCGGGGAGCGCGGGCTGCTGGTCCGGGTCGAGGCCTGCGCGGTGTGCCGGACCGACCTGCACCTGGCCGAGGGGGACCTGCCGCCGCGCCGGCCGCGGACCGTCCCCGGGCACGAGGCGGTGGGGCGGGTCGTCGCCCGCGGGCCGGGGGCCCGGGAGATCGGCGCGGGGGAGCGGGTGGGCATCGCCTGGCTCCGCGGAACCTGCGGGACCTGCCGCTACTGCGCCCGGGGCAGCGAGAACCTCTGCCCCTCCTCCGCCTACACCGGCTGGGACGCCGACGGCGGGTTCGCCGAGTACGCGGAGATCGACGAGCGCTACGCCCACCGGCTGCCGGACGACGCCGAGCCCGCCGACCTCGCGCCGCTGCTGTGCGCGGGGATCATCGGCTACCGCGCGCTGCTCCGCGCCGACCTGCCCCGGGGCGGGCGCCTGGGGGTCTACGGGTTCGGCGCCTCGGCCCACCTGGCGGTGCAGGTCGCCCTCGCCCGAGGGGCCGTGGTGCACGTGGTGACGCGCTCCGCGCGCGCCCGGCGGCTCGCCCTGGACCTGGGATGCGCCTCGGCCTCCCCGCTCGGGAAGGGGCCGCCCGAACCGCTGGACGCGGCGATCCTGTTCGCCCCGGCGGGCGGGCTGGTCCCGGCGGTGCTGGAGGCCCTGGACCGCGGCGGGGTCCTGGCGATCGCCGGCATCCACCTCACCGGGATCCCGGCGCTCGACTACCGGCGCCACCTGTTCCAGGAGCGCACGGTGCGCAGCGTCACCGCCAACACCCGGGCCGACGCCCGGGAGTTCCTCGACTTCGCGGCCCGCCACCCGCCGGCCGTCCGCACCGTCCGCTACCCCCTGGACAGCGCCGGTGCGGCCCTCGCGGACCTGGCCGCCGGCCGCGTCGAGGGCGCGGCTGTCCTCCTGCCCTGA
- a CDS encoding thioesterase family protein — MNEFAMASAVALRTADGGGPAVFDADLDARWAVGDKLHGGYLMAVLGRAAAAAGGEHRDLLSMSASFVRPPEPGPARVEVEVLRAGRGSTQSRTRLLQDSGVCAEALAVTGPLGEEEPHWSRSEPARLPAEEDCAPSPADAPGGFRVPLMDVVDQRLDPGALGFIAGAPSMRGEIAGWQRLADGADWDPLSLLVALDMVPPVSYDLGLPGWAPTVQMSSYIRRRPAPGPVQVRMNATEVGGDRMDVAVSAWDAKDRLVAQAVQIAAVRTPR; from the coding sequence ATGAACGAGTTCGCGATGGCGTCCGCGGTCGCCCTCCGCACCGCCGACGGCGGCGGCCCCGCCGTCTTCGACGCCGACCTGGACGCCCGCTGGGCGGTCGGCGACAAGCTGCACGGCGGCTACCTGATGGCCGTGCTGGGCCGGGCCGCGGCCGCCGCGGGCGGGGAGCACCGGGACCTGCTCTCCATGTCCGCCTCCTTCGTGCGCCCGCCGGAACCCGGCCCCGCCCGGGTCGAGGTGGAGGTGCTGCGGGCCGGGCGCGGCTCCACCCAGTCGCGCACCCGCCTGCTCCAGGACTCCGGGGTCTGCGCCGAGGCGCTCGCCGTCACCGGGCCGCTCGGCGAGGAGGAGCCGCACTGGTCCCGCTCCGAGCCGGCCCGGCTGCCCGCGGAGGAGGACTGCGCGCCCAGCCCGGCCGACGCCCCCGGCGGGTTCCGGGTGCCGCTGATGGACGTCGTCGACCAGCGGCTGGACCCGGGGGCCCTCGGGTTCATCGCGGGTGCGCCGTCGATGCGCGGCGAGATCGCCGGGTGGCAGCGGCTCGCCGACGGGGCCGACTGGGACCCGCTCTCCCTGCTGGTCGCGCTCGACATGGTCCCGCCCGTCTCCTACGACCTGGGGCTGCCCGGCTGGGCCCCGACCGTGCAGATGAGCTCCTACATCCGGCGCCGCCCCGCACCCGGCCCGGTACAGGTGCGGATGAACGCGACCGAGGTCGGCGGGGACCGGATGGACGTCGCCGTCTCCGCCTGGGACGCCAAGGACCGGCTGGTCGCCCAGGCCGTCCAGATCGCCGCGGTGCGCACCCCGCGCTGA
- a CDS encoding LysR family transcriptional regulator, with translation MGSCWPDLASLELFLLVVEEGSIGKAAARTGLTQASASRRLDTLERDLGVPLLVRGAGGSRPTAQGRTVADWSQAVLAAARDLTGGVAALRRERSATLRLAASMTVAEYLVPGWLARLRAHAPEVEVALEVLNSEGVAERVRGGAADLGFVECLDPPPGLGSLLVRHDRLVAVAAPGHPWTRRRLPLPVRTLAGTPLVTREPGSGTRTTLEHALNRSLGSGPVPPALELPSNAAVKVAVQSGAAPAVLSELAVAAELADGRLREVPVAGIDLRRPLRAVHRPRTRPSPPVQALTRIAAERF, from the coding sequence ATGGGGTCCTGCTGGCCCGATCTCGCCAGTCTGGAACTGTTCCTGCTGGTGGTCGAGGAGGGCAGCATCGGCAAGGCCGCGGCGCGGACCGGGCTCACCCAGGCGTCGGCGAGCCGGCGGCTGGACACCCTGGAGCGGGACCTGGGGGTGCCGCTGCTGGTGCGCGGCGCCGGCGGGTCCCGGCCGACCGCGCAGGGGCGGACCGTCGCCGACTGGTCCCAGGCGGTGCTGGCCGCCGCCCGCGACCTCACCGGGGGCGTGGCGGCGCTGCGCCGCGAGCGCAGTGCGACGCTGCGGCTGGCCGCCAGCATGACCGTGGCCGAGTACCTGGTGCCGGGCTGGCTGGCGCGGCTGCGCGCGCACGCGCCGGAGGTGGAGGTCGCGCTGGAGGTGCTCAACTCCGAGGGGGTCGCCGAGCGGGTCCGCGGCGGCGCGGCCGACCTGGGCTTCGTGGAGTGCCTGGATCCGCCGCCCGGCCTGGGGTCGCTGCTGGTCCGGCACGACCGGCTGGTCGCGGTCGCCGCCCCCGGCCACCCGTGGACCCGGCGCCGGCTGCCGCTGCCCGTGCGCACCCTGGCCGGGACGCCGCTGGTCACCCGGGAGCCCGGCTCGGGGACCCGGACCACCCTGGAGCACGCGCTGAACCGGTCGCTGGGCAGCGGGCCGGTGCCGCCCGCCCTGGAGCTGCCGTCCAACGCCGCGGTCAAGGTCGCGGTGCAGAGCGGTGCCGCCCCGGCGGTGCTCAGCGAGCTCGCCGTCGCCGCGGAGCTGGCCGACGGCCGGCTGCGCGAGGTCCCGGTCGCCGGCATCGACCTGCGCCGCCCGCTGCGCGCCGTGCACCGGCCGCGCACCCGCCCGTCCCCGCCGGTGCAGGCGCTGACCCGGATCGCCGCGGAGCGGTTCTGA